The following is a genomic window from Lactococcus carnosus.
TAAAATAAAAATTGATGTCTCTACTGAAGGCATTACCCTAACAGGATCTAATGGACAAATTTCTATTGAAAACTTTGTAGCCAAAGAGGATGAAAATGCTGGCATGTTGATTTCGCAACCTGGCAGTATCTTACTAGAAGCAAACTTTTTTGAGAGTGTTGTCAATAACCTCCCTGAAATCACATTTGATTTTCAAGAAATTGAACAGAATCAAGTTGTCTTAACATCAGGTCAGTCTGAGATTACCCTTAAAGGACTAGATGTTGAGATGTATCCACGTATCCAAGAGATGGCGACAGAAAATCCGCTTAAAATTAAAGCTGGTGTCTTAAAAGAGATCTTCACTGAAACAGCCTTTGCAGTGTCTACTCAGGAATCTCGTCCTATTTTAACAGGTGTGCATTTGACCTTAACAGATAACAAGTTGTTGAAGTCAGTTGCAACTGACTCACATCGTATGAGTCAAAGAATTATCACGCTTGATAAGTTAAGTGAAGATTTTGATTTGGTCTTACCTAATAAATCGGTCAATAGTTTTAAATCCGTTTTTTCAGATGATGATACAGAACTTGATATTTTCTTTTCAAGTAATCAAATTTTAATTAGAAATGAAACGATTTCGTTCTATACCCGTCTTGTTGAAGGCAACTATCCTGATACCAACCGCTTAATCCCTTCAGAAGCCGATTATACGCTTGATTTGACCTTTGACGTGGCAAATCTACGTCATACCATGGATCGTGCTAAATTGCTCTCTAACGCGACGACAAACGGTACAGTGAAATTAACGATTAATGGCGAGACGATTATTGCGACTGTTAACTCACCAGAAGTGGGATCAGTTCATGAAGAAATCACACCATTGGCAAAATCTGGAGATGACTTAACCATTTCTTTTAATCCTCAGTATCTGATTGATGCACTAAAGGTCATCAAAGAACCAGAGGTTAGAATTCGATTTATTTCTGCTGTAAGACCCTTTACATTGGTTCCAAAGAGCGATACGCTTGATTTTGTGCAGTTGGTTACACCTGTTCGGACCAACTAATCAGCTGAGTTA
Proteins encoded in this region:
- the dnaN gene encoding DNA polymerase III subunit beta, with the translated sequence MINFSINKTAFLNNLRITKQAISSKVAIPTLSKIKIDVSTEGITLTGSNGQISIENFVAKEDENAGMLISQPGSILLEANFFESVVNNLPEITFDFQEIEQNQVVLTSGQSEITLKGLDVEMYPRIQEMATENPLKIKAGVLKEIFTETAFAVSTQESRPILTGVHLTLTDNKLLKSVATDSHRMSQRIITLDKLSEDFDLVLPNKSVNSFKSVFSDDDTELDIFFSSNQILIRNETISFYTRLVEGNYPDTNRLIPSEADYTLDLTFDVANLRHTMDRAKLLSNATTNGTVKLTINGETIIATVNSPEVGSVHEEITPLAKSGDDLTISFNPQYLIDALKVIKEPEVRIRFISAVRPFTLVPKSDTLDFVQLVTPVRTN